Proteins encoded together in one Deinococcus irradiatisoli window:
- a CDS encoding S-ribosylhomocysteine lyase yields the protein MANVESFDLDHTKVHAPYVRLAGLKRTPHGDAISKYDLRLLQPNAGAIEPAAIHTLEHLLAGYLRDHLEHVVDVSPMGCRTGMYMAVIGEPDEAGVLQAFESALSDVAAHDRPIPGVSELECGNYRDHDLDAARQHARDALSQGLKVQQTILLER from the coding sequence ATGGCCAATGTTGAATCGTTCGATCTCGACCACACCAAAGTCCACGCGCCGTATGTCCGTCTGGCCGGCCTCAAGCGCACCCCCCACGGCGACGCGATCAGCAAGTACGATCTGCGTTTGTTGCAGCCGAATGCGGGGGCCATCGAGCCGGCGGCGATTCATACCCTGGAGCATCTGCTGGCCGGTTATCTGCGCGATCACCTCGAACATGTGGTGGACGTGTCGCCGATGGGCTGCCGCACCGGCATGTATATGGCCGTGATCGGCGAACCCGACGAAGCGGGCGTCTTGCAGGCCTTCGAGTCGGCCCTGAGCGACGTGGCCGCCCACGACCGGCCGATTCCCGGCGTCAGCGAGTTGGAATGCGGCAACTACCGAGATCACGACCTCGACGCGGCCCGCCAGCACGCCAGGGACGCCCTCTCGCAGGGCCTCAAGGTGCAGCAGACCATCTTGCTCGAACGGTAA
- the lspA gene encoding signal peptidase II, with product MSSSSPSGSRLLRSAPQVPAWLPLLIAALLIAADQLLKSWALSHLQVEAAPTPFIPGVVSWLLTFNTGAAWSLFSGSALPLALGRLLVGLGILAYLIRQPQTPALSVVLAMISAGAIGNAIDGFRFGKVTDMIYSPALSAVTRAIKAGDFPIFNIADSCVVVGTVLLILLSIRSSK from the coding sequence GTGTCTTCTTCTTCTCCTTCCGGCAGCCGCCTGCTGCGCTCGGCCCCTCAGGTGCCGGCCTGGTTGCCGCTGCTGATCGCCGCCCTGCTCATCGCCGCCGATCAACTGCTCAAAAGCTGGGCGCTCAGCCACCTTCAGGTCGAAGCCGCGCCCACACCGTTTATTCCCGGCGTGGTGAGCTGGCTGCTGACCTTCAATACCGGTGCGGCCTGGAGCCTGTTCTCCGGCTCGGCGCTGCCACTGGCCTTGGGGCGCTTGCTGGTGGGCCTGGGCATCCTGGCGTACCTGATTCGCCAGCCCCAGACCCCGGCCCTCAGCGTGGTACTGGCGATGATTTCTGCCGGGGCCATTGGCAACGCCATAGACGGTTTCCGGTTCGGCAAGGTTACCGACATGATCTATTCGCCGGCCCTGAGCGCCGTGACGCGGGCGATCAAGGCCGGCGACTTCCCCATCTTCAACATCGCCGATTCGTGCGTGGTGGTGGGCACGGTGCTGCTGATATTGCTGAGCATCCGCAGCAGCAAATAG
- the rpmB gene encoding 50S ribosomal protein L28, with product MAKVCELCGKGPIVVNSVTRRGKARAAGGVGRKTTGISKTRQLPNLQRVVINKGGVGVRLRVCTKCMKNAYAA from the coding sequence ATGGCTAAAGTGTGTGAACTGTGCGGTAAGGGACCGATTGTTGTCAACTCGGTGACCCGCCGTGGTAAGGCGCGGGCGGCAGGCGGCGTGGGCCGCAAGACCACTGGTATCAGTAAAACCCGTCAGCTCCCCAACCTCCAGCGCGTCGTCATCAACAAGGGCGGCGTGGGTGTGCGCCTGCGCGTGTGCACCAAATGCATGAAAAACGCTTACGCCGCCTGA
- a CDS encoding GlsB/YeaQ/YmgE family stress response membrane protein encodes MSWIITILVGALCGWLASMIMNTNAQQGAIANILIGIVGALLAQWIFAGLLNIGGATAAGNGFSFWSIVWGVVGSVILIAILKALNVLR; translated from the coding sequence ATGAGTTGGATCATTACGATTCTGGTAGGTGCTTTGTGCGGCTGGCTCGCCAGCATGATTATGAATACCAATGCCCAGCAAGGGGCCATCGCCAACATTCTGATCGGGATCGTCGGTGCCCTGCTGGCCCAGTGGATCTTCGCCGGTCTGCTCAACATCGGCGGCGCGACGGCGGCCGGCAACGGCTTCAGCTTCTGGAGCATCGTTTGGGGTGTGGTCGGTTCGGTAATCCTGATCGCCATCCTCAAGGCCCTCAACGTTCTGCGCTAA
- the thrC gene encoding threonine synthase, which produces MPGIIDAYRSFLPVTDKTPALTLHEGATPLIEASKLSRELGIELHLKFEGLNPTGSFKDRGMVMAVAKAYEDGARSVICASTGNTSAAAAAYAARMNMACYVLIPDGRISLGKLAQAVMYGAKIIAIDGNFDKALDLVREISVSEGIALVNSVNPYRLEGQKTAAFEVVDTLGKAPDILCLPVGNAGNISAYWKGFREYRSHGRMDALPRMWGIQAAGAAPLARGLDRVDEPETLATAIRIGAPASAHLARAAVTESAGLFDMVTDDEILEAYRKVAQDGVFCEPASAAPIAGLIKLHAAGKLPAGAQVVAVLTGNGLKDPNIALQAVNMQPTQARADLDSVLAALR; this is translated from the coding sequence ATGCCTGGAATCATCGACGCTTACCGCAGTTTTCTGCCGGTCACCGACAAGACGCCTGCCCTGACGCTGCACGAGGGCGCCACACCCTTGATCGAGGCCAGCAAGCTCAGCCGCGAACTGGGCATTGAGCTGCACCTGAAATTCGAGGGCCTCAACCCCACCGGCTCGTTCAAGGACCGCGGCATGGTGATGGCCGTCGCCAAAGCCTACGAAGACGGAGCACGCAGCGTGATCTGCGCCAGCACCGGCAACACCAGCGCCGCCGCCGCCGCCTACGCCGCGCGCATGAACATGGCCTGCTACGTGCTGATTCCCGACGGGCGCATCTCGCTGGGCAAGCTTGCCCAGGCGGTGATGTACGGCGCCAAGATCATCGCCATCGACGGCAATTTCGACAAGGCCCTGGACCTGGTGCGCGAGATCTCGGTGAGCGAGGGCATCGCGCTGGTCAACAGCGTCAATCCCTACCGCCTCGAAGGCCAGAAAACCGCCGCCTTCGAGGTGGTGGATACGCTCGGCAAGGCGCCGGACATCCTGTGCCTGCCGGTGGGCAACGCGGGCAACATCAGCGCGTACTGGAAGGGCTTTCGCGAGTACCGCTCGCATGGCCGCATGGACGCCCTGCCGCGCATGTGGGGCATTCAGGCGGCGGGCGCCGCGCCGCTGGCCCGTGGGCTGGACCGGGTGGACGAACCCGAGACGCTGGCGACCGCCATTCGCATCGGCGCGCCGGCCAGTGCCCACCTGGCCCGCGCCGCCGTTACCGAGAGCGCCGGTCTGTTCGACATGGTGACTGACGACGAGATTCTGGAGGCCTACCGCAAGGTGGCCCAGGACGGGGTATTCTGCGAACCGGCCAGCGCCGCGCCGATCGCCGGGCTGATCAAGCTGCACGCGGCGGGCAAGCTGCCGGCGGGCGCGCAGGTGGTGGCGGTCCTGACCGGCAACGGCCTGAAAGACCCCAACATTGCCCTGCAAGCCGTCAACATGCAGCCGACCCAGGCCCGCGCCGACCTCGACTCGGTGCTTGCGGCCCTGCGTTGA
- the thrB gene encoding homoserine kinase produces the protein MSSRLPAFPAFEVRSPASSANLGPGFDSLGLSVPLYTTLRVTSQERTEIVPLGPDLAGTPADESNYVYQAMRLSARRAGQALPPARIEIETEVPLARGLGSSAAALVAGIVAGNELLGRPLDSATLLDVAAREEGHPDNVAPALYGGIVVATLDKLGTHHVRLDPPAHLGVTVLIPDFELSTSKARAVLPTEYSRADAVHALSHSALLAAALATGRLDLLQHAMQDYIHQIWRAPLVPGLSDILESAYQHGALGAALSGAGPTVLCFHDTRTSTAPLHAFLGSVMQRNGLEGRILDLPIDTRGTLVRSL, from the coding sequence ATGAGTTCACGGCTCCCCGCCTTTCCCGCCTTCGAGGTGCGCTCTCCGGCCAGCAGCGCCAACCTCGGCCCCGGTTTCGACAGCCTGGGCCTGAGCGTGCCGCTCTACACCACCCTGCGGGTGACGTCGCAGGAGCGCACCGAGATCGTACCGCTCGGCCCCGACCTCGCCGGCACGCCCGCCGACGAGAGCAACTACGTGTATCAGGCGATGCGCCTGAGCGCCCGGCGGGCCGGACAGGCGCTCCCACCGGCCCGCATCGAGATCGAGACCGAAGTGCCGCTGGCCCGCGGCCTGGGCAGCAGCGCGGCGGCCCTGGTAGCGGGCATCGTGGCCGGCAACGAGTTGCTGGGCCGCCCGCTCGACAGCGCCACCCTGCTCGACGTGGCCGCCCGCGAGGAAGGGCACCCCGACAACGTGGCCCCGGCGCTTTACGGCGGCATCGTGGTGGCAACGCTCGACAAGCTCGGCACCCACCACGTCCGGCTCGATCCGCCGGCCCACCTGGGCGTCACGGTGCTGATTCCCGATTTCGAACTCAGCACCAGCAAGGCCCGCGCCGTGCTGCCCACCGAATACTCGCGCGCCGACGCCGTACACGCCCTGTCGCACTCGGCGCTGCTGGCCGCCGCGCTGGCCACCGGGCGCCTAGACCTCCTTCAACACGCCATGCAGGACTACATTCACCAGATCTGGCGCGCGCCGCTAGTGCCGGGCCTCAGCGACATTCTGGAAAGCGCCTACCAGCACGGCGCTCTGGGCGCAGCGCTCTCCGGGGCCGGTCCCACCGTGCTGTGCTTTCACGACACCCGCACCAGCACCGCCCCGCTGCACGCCTTTCTCGGCAGCGTGATGCAGCGTAACGGGCTGGAAGGCCGCATTCTCGATCTGCCGATCGACACGCGCGGCACACTGGTCCGGTCACTTTAG
- a CDS encoding molybdopterin-dependent oxidoreductase, producing the protein MTALLPTRTVLLTCPLDCPDACRLHITLQRGEDGREKAVKVTGDAGHPITKGFACAKTVHYPARQNHPERPLYPMKRVGGELVRVSWEQALDEIADYLRGVLARRGPQGILRYNYAGTMGLMEGTHVHAFFRALGAPELDETICATAGTEAWTLGYGPRYGVRLEDVPHARTIVLWGINSLSTHSHLTPFMTQARKNGARIIHIDPYLNKTGRYADTHLKLRPGSDTALALGVARELIERGWTDESYIREATQGFEEFLAEAAAWTLERTAEATGLSVDEVADLARALGEHGPTYIKVGYGMTRHEHGGTALRAVTLLPALTGDWRRRGGGCTLSMSGTFHLHRSRLGAAHLIRPGIRHVNMNELAEALTPESGFEAAFIYNCNPAVVAPDSVRVRAGLEREDLLVVVLEQAMTETARLADYVLPATTFMEHSDIYTSYGHTWLGYNPAELEAPGETRPNTWVFQELGRRLGLEEPSLYWSVDELLEEVLNTDHPFLEGVTPQALKAAGTLPLNLPEDWLPYAHGAPTPSGKVMFTPAPVFREAQAYLTPEYPLRLLTPPAHHFLNSTYGMLPNLIKAEGGEPHVLVHPADAGHFVSGQPARIVSEVGRTVRRVRVTEEVQPGVVVVEGSWWGLSAPDGESINAVTAQTLTDLGGGSTFHNTRVRLEQLD; encoded by the coding sequence ATGACCGCTTTGCTGCCGACCCGCACCGTGCTGCTCACCTGCCCTCTGGACTGCCCCGACGCCTGTCGGCTGCACATCACCTTGCAGCGCGGCGAGGACGGACGCGAGAAGGCCGTCAAGGTGACCGGCGACGCGGGTCACCCCATTACCAAGGGCTTCGCCTGCGCCAAGACGGTGCACTATCCGGCCCGTCAGAACCACCCCGAGCGTCCGCTGTACCCCATGAAGCGTGTGGGTGGCGAACTGGTGCGGGTCAGCTGGGAGCAGGCCCTCGACGAGATCGCCGATTACCTGCGCGGCGTACTCGCCCGGCGCGGACCGCAGGGCATCCTGCGCTACAACTACGCCGGCACGATGGGCCTGATGGAAGGCACCCACGTCCACGCCTTCTTCCGGGCACTGGGGGCTCCGGAACTCGACGAGACCATTTGCGCCACGGCTGGCACCGAGGCCTGGACGCTGGGCTACGGCCCGCGCTACGGCGTGCGGCTCGAAGACGTGCCGCACGCCCGCACCATCGTGCTGTGGGGCATCAACAGCCTGTCGACCCACAGCCACCTGACGCCCTTCATGACCCAGGCGCGCAAGAACGGCGCGCGGATCATCCACATCGATCCCTACCTCAACAAGACCGGCCGCTACGCCGATACCCACCTCAAGCTGCGCCCCGGCTCCGATACGGCGCTGGCGCTGGGCGTGGCGCGCGAACTCATCGAGCGCGGCTGGACCGACGAGAGCTACATCCGCGAAGCGACCCAGGGCTTCGAGGAATTTCTCGCCGAGGCCGCCGCCTGGACGCTGGAGCGCACCGCCGAAGCGACCGGCCTGAGCGTGGACGAGGTGGCCGACCTGGCCCGCGCTCTGGGCGAGCACGGCCCCACCTACATCAAGGTCGGCTACGGCATGACCCGCCACGAGCACGGCGGCACCGCGCTGCGGGCCGTGACGCTGCTGCCGGCGCTGACCGGCGACTGGCGGCGGCGCGGCGGCGGCTGCACCCTCAGCATGTCCGGCACCTTTCACCTCCACCGCTCTCGGCTGGGCGCGGCGCACCTGATCCGCCCGGGCATCCGGCACGTCAACATGAACGAACTCGCCGAGGCGCTCACGCCGGAAAGCGGCTTCGAGGCGGCCTTCATTTACAACTGCAACCCGGCGGTGGTGGCTCCGGATTCGGTGCGGGTGCGCGCCGGCCTGGAGCGCGAAGACCTGCTGGTGGTGGTCCTGGAGCAGGCCATGACCGAAACGGCCCGACTGGCCGATTACGTGCTGCCCGCCACCACCTTCATGGAGCACTCCGACATCTACACCAGCTACGGTCATACCTGGCTGGGGTACAACCCGGCGGAACTGGAGGCGCCCGGAGAAACCCGGCCCAACACCTGGGTCTTTCAGGAGCTGGGCCGGCGGCTGGGCCTGGAGGAACCTTCGCTGTACTGGTCGGTGGATGAACTGCTGGAGGAAGTGCTGAACACCGACCACCCGTTTCTGGAAGGCGTCACGCCGCAGGCGCTCAAGGCGGCGGGCACGCTGCCGCTGAACTTGCCGGAGGACTGGTTGCCCTACGCGCACGGTGCCCCGACGCCCAGCGGCAAGGTGATGTTTACGCCCGCGCCGGTGTTCCGCGAAGCGCAGGCCTACCTGACGCCCGAGTATCCTTTGCGGCTGCTGACGCCCCCGGCGCACCATTTCCTCAACAGCACCTACGGCATGCTGCCCAATCTCATCAAAGCCGAGGGCGGCGAGCCGCACGTGCTGGTGCATCCGGCGGATGCGGGCCACTTCGTCAGCGGGCAACCGGCACGCATCGTCAGCGAGGTGGGCCGCACGGTGCGCCGGGTCCGCGTCACCGAGGAAGTTCAGCCGGGCGTGGTGGTGGTGGAGGGCAGCTGGTGGGGTTTGAGCGCCCCCGACGGCGAGAGCATCAACGCCGTGACCGCCCAGACGCTCACCGATCTGGGCGGCGGCAGCACCTTCCACAACACGCGCGTGCGGCTGGAACAGCTGGACTAA
- a CDS encoding zinc-ribbon domain-containing protein: MHFPTTCPRCRRQVRAEYSDSGIHELTCPHCGSAFSVYLRKHKFEVLFDLGTRALMDGYAREAVASFAGSLERFFEFYTRAATLERAAGQGEDFGEVSAQLEQVWKLMAAQSERQLGAFSLAYLWREGQAPDFLTPQALGSDFRNRVIHRGYLPPRSEVDAYAARVFALIDRLLTRLGEAATHAQLEQERLYAVHLAAQPPEVFAVFEEHPGMFRVRRFGGQVGTKAGQPKTLPPSPANDAAAFQLALRERGALLGTVFGGVERAAVRGDTAPPDPA, translated from the coding sequence ATGCACTTTCCTACCACCTGTCCGCGTTGCCGCCGCCAAGTGCGCGCCGAGTACAGCGACTCCGGGATTCACGAACTGACCTGCCCGCACTGCGGCTCGGCGTTCAGCGTCTACCTGCGCAAGCACAAGTTCGAGGTGCTGTTCGATCTGGGCACCCGCGCCCTGATGGACGGTTACGCCCGCGAAGCGGTGGCGAGTTTTGCCGGCAGCCTGGAGCGCTTCTTCGAGTTCTACACCCGCGCCGCCACCCTGGAGCGCGCCGCCGGGCAGGGCGAGGACTTCGGCGAGGTCTCGGCCCAGCTGGAGCAGGTCTGGAAGCTGATGGCCGCGCAGAGCGAGCGTCAGCTCGGGGCCTTCTCGCTTGCCTACCTCTGGCGCGAGGGGCAGGCGCCGGATTTCCTGACGCCCCAGGCGCTCGGCAGCGACTTTCGCAACCGGGTGATTCACCGCGGGTACCTGCCGCCGCGTTCGGAGGTGGATGCCTACGCCGCGCGCGTCTTCGCGCTGATCGACCGCCTGCTGACCCGGCTCGGCGAGGCGGCCACCCACGCCCAGCTGGAGCAGGAGCGCCTCTACGCCGTGCACCTGGCGGCCCAGCCGCCCGAGGTGTTCGCGGTGTTCGAGGAGCATCCCGGCATGTTCCGGGTGCGGCGCTTCGGCGGCCAGGTCGGCACCAAGGCCGGTCAGCCCAAGACCCTGCCGCCCAGCCCGGCCAACGACGCCGCGGCCTTTCAGCTGGCCCTGCGGGAGCGTGGAGCTTTGCTCGGGACGGTCTTCGGCGGGGTGGAGCGCGCGGCGGTGCGAGGCGACACGGCGCCGCCCGATCCGGCTTGA